One Pieris rapae chromosome 7, ilPieRapa1.1, whole genome shotgun sequence genomic window carries:
- the LOC110992705 gene encoding probable serine hydrolase yields MSRKAAASTLNRSVQLLRPKLHCFGSIKYKSLHTTVKEIKIPVPWGHVSAKLWGKENQRPVLALHGWQDNAGTWDPLAPMISDKLPILAIDFPGHGHSSWIPPGFQYYPWDLPRLILTIRDYFKWDKISILGHSMGSIAGMRFACVFPDDVDFYIAVDSLIYDDYDLHQVVERFPKILRKIQLAQTRLNDEPPAYTMDEIKQKWYLGTNKSVALESVQYLAQRGVKASSSDPNKFYFNRDARLKSILFNPENKLLVETLVKRLKCPTLYFKAIDSPYASDEYSVEMREVVEKNNAKFESHFVPGTHHVQLNNPERLAPTIISFLQKHNFI; encoded by the exons ATGTCCAGAAAGGCTGCAGCATCAACTTTAAACCGTAGTGTGCAATTATTAAGACCTAAATTGCATTGCTTTGGGAGTATTAAGTACAAAAGTTTACATACTACA gtaaaggaaattaaaataccagTACCATGGGGTCATGTCTCAGCAAAACTATGGGGAAAGGAAAACCAGAGACCAGTTTTAGCACTTCATGGGTGGCAAGACAACGCTGGCACCTGGGATCCACTTGCACCTATGATCAGTGATAAATTACCGATTCTTGCAATCGATTTTCCTGGCCACGGCCACTCATCGTGGATTCCACCag GTTTCCAATATTATCCCTGGGATCTACCAAGATTGATACTCACAATCAGAGATTACTTTAAGTGGGATAAAATTTCAATCTTAGGACATTCCATGGGTTCCATAGCTGGGATGCGATTTGCCTGTGTATTCCCAGATGATGTAGACTTCTATATAGCAGTGGACAGTCTTATTTACGATGACTACGACTTGCATCAAGTAGTAGAAAGATTCCctaaaatattacgaaaaaTACAGTTAGCCCAAACTCGCCTTAATGACGAACCTCCAGCATATACGATGGACGAAATTAAGCAAAAATGGTATTTAGGTACAAACAAATCTGTAGCATTGGAAAGTGTGCAGTACCTAGCACAACGCGGTGTAAAGGCATCGTCGAGTGAcccaaataagttttatttcaatagagaTGCTCGACTAAAAAGCATACTTTTTAATCccgaaaataaattactagtaGAGACACTTGTCAAACGCTTAAAGTGTCctactttatatttcaaagCGATAGACTCACCTTACGCATCAGACGAGTATTCCGTGGAAATGCGAGAAGTGGTTGAGAAGAACAATGCGAAATTTGAGAGCCATTTTGTCCCAGGAACACATCatgttcaattaaataatccTGAGAGATTAGCACCAACTATTATAAGCTTTTTACAAAAGcataactttatataa
- the LOC110992706 gene encoding tRNA methyltransferase 10 homolog A, with the protein MDLQPEKCDVLTNNDFHQYTLFDITVDPGLKDDDGNELPRPFNKNQMRKWLKKVRWEKHKYEKRSKEKARAKERKREARAANIDLGPNRKMLKKMKLEKNKSLIGVILDLSFDHLMSEKDRYKVIKQLLRCYSINRRSDSPLQFHVTSFGEKTKVDISRHNGYENWDIEYHEKSYIEVFPKEKLVYLTSESENVIEKFEEDNLYIIGGLVDHNQHKGLCYKIAVEQGIRHAQLPLAKYVNMKTRKVLTIDHVFEIILRVSEGNQWDDALLKVLPLRKGAHLNHSSSASSLEQTGQCDDKSLLDS; encoded by the exons ATGGATCTGCAACCTGAAAAGTGCGatgttttaacaaataatgactttcaccagtacACGCTTTTTGATATCACAGTTGATCCAGGTCTAAAAGACGATGACGGAAATGAATTACCAAGACCCtttaacaaaaatcaaatgaGAAAATGGTTAAAAAAAGTTAGATGGGAGAAACACAAATATGAAAAGCGTAGTAAGGAGAAGGCCAGagcaaaagaaagaaaaagagaAGCTCGTGCAGCAAATATAGATTTAGGTCCAAATAGGAAGATGTTGAAGAAAATGAAgttagagaaaaataaaagtctTATAGGAGTGATATTAGATTTAAGCTTTGATCATTTAATGAGCGAAAAAGATagatataaagttataaaacaacttttgagatgttattcaattaatagAAGATCAGATTCACCTCTTCAGTTTCACGTTACTAGTTTTggagaaaaaacaaaagttgaTATTTCTCGACACAATGGTTATGAGAACTGGGAT ATTGAATACCATGAAAAGTCATACATAGAAGTTTTTCCTAAGGAAAAGTTGGTTTACCTTACAAGTGAATCGGAAAATGTTATTGAAAAGTTCGAggaagataatttatatatcattgGGGGCTTAGTTGACCATAATCAGCATAAG ggACTTTGTTATAAGATAGCAGTTGAACAAGGTATCAGACATGCTCAGTTACCACTTGCCAAATATGTGAACATGAAGACTAGGAAAGTTTTAACAATTGATCAtg tttttgaaattatattacggGTTTCTGAAGGAAACCAGTGGGATGATGCTCTTCTGAAAGTTTTACCATTGAGGAAGGGGGCACACCTTAACCATAGTAGTTCTGCATCAAGCTTAGAACAAACTGGCCAATGTGATGACAAGAGCCTGTTAGACTCTTAA